Below is a genomic region from Deinococcus koreensis.
CTGGAACGGTGACCTCCGCCGGCTGGCCAACCAAGCCATCGCAGACGGGCTCAGCACCATGACAACGATCTATCTGCTCCGCGTTGTAGGCGCCGCCGATATAACGACTGCCAAGACCGTAGCCATCGAAGCCAGCCCGGACGTGCTGGCGTTTTACGAGCGCATTGCCGCTGAGGCCGATGAGCTTGAACGGCACGACGCAGACGAGTTTTCTGGCCCTGCACCCAGTTGAACAATCAGCGCCTCTTCGGCCAGGCCCCCGTACTCCACAGCGCCCAAAGCACCAGCACGGGCTGGAAGAACAGCCGGATCAGCCGGCTCTGGTCGGTGTCCAGCCCGAAGGCGTCGGTGCGGGTCAGGTACTGCGACACGTTGCCGGGAAACACGGCCACGAAGAAGGCGGCCAGCACCCAGCCCAGCGTGACCCTTTGGCGGCGCAGGAGCAGCAGCGCCAGCCCCAGGGCGATCTCCACCACGCCGGACGCGAGAACGACGAAATCTTTGTCCAGCGGGAGCCAGTCGGGCACCTGGGCCTGGAAGTCCTGGCGCAGAAAGGTGAGGTGGCCGCTGCCCGCGAAGACCAGCGCGGCGCCCAGCAACACCCGCGCGGCCGTCTGGAGAGGGGACGTGGCTGGGGCTGGGCCGGTCAGGCGGGTCATGGCTTCAGGGTAGGCGGTCAGGGGGCCCGGTGCCGCCCTACCGGTGGGGCGTTGTCTTGACCAAAGTCATGACCCGGCTTGAGTTCGTGCAAGTCGCGGAGGGTCAGGAGATCGGGTCGGCGTGCTCAGTCCTACTGCCTGAGCCCTTCGCGCGCGTGGGCCTGAGCACCGGAGTACAGGGCACCCGTCAACGGATCGACGGACTGCTCCTTGCGCTCCAGCGTGGGCCGTAGCTTCACGAACTGCCAGAGCAGCGCTGCGGGCACGCCGATCAGGGCGGCGAGGATCAGGAGGTCAGCCATCCCCGGTGGTACCGCGGCGCCTCAGCCCAATCGAAGACCAGCCTGGCTCAGCCCTTCTCCACCACGCAGAAGCGGTTGCCATCGGGATCGGCCAGAACCACGTCATCGGCATCCGGGCCGTACGTCCAGTCCACCCGCACGGCGCCCAGCGCCAGCAACCGCTCGACCTCGGCGGCCTGAGGGGTGGCATAGAGGTCGAGGTGATGCCGCCGGGCCTGGGCGGACGTCACCCGTTTGAGGGCGATCTGGACGCCGGAACCTTCGTTGGGAATCAGCACCGCCCAGTCGTCCTCGGGGTCCTCGCGCGGGCGATAGTTCAGGGCCGCCCCGGACGATGGAACCGATCCTCGGCACCGGTCGAGTCTGGCGGGGCGCCCGGAAGCCTAAGCAAGACGTGGATGTGCGCCCAGGCCCCCCTGCCCTACCCTGAACCCATGAGCGACCTCACCAGCAAAGCCCGCACCCTGCTCGACCTGCACTCCGCGCCCGAAATCCTGACCCTCGCCAACGTGTGGGACGTCGTATCGGCGCAGGTGGTGGCCGGGGTGCCCGGCGTGCGCGCCCTGGCGACCGCCAGCCACTCCATCGCCTCGACCTTCGGCTACAAGGACGGCGAGAACATCCCGCTGGAGCTGCACCTGGACATGGTGCGGCGGATCGTGGAGGCGGTCGATCTGCCGGTGAGCATGGACTTCGAGGCCGGCTACGGCAACGCGGGCGACACCGCGCGGCGGGCCATCGAGGCCGGCGTGGTGGGCGGCAACCTCGAAGACCAGATGAAACCGCTGGACGAGGCGGTGGCCGCCGTGAAGGCCGTCATGGAAGCGGGGCGCGCGGCGGGCATCGAATTCGTCCTGAACGCCCGCACGGACGCCCTGGTGCGGGCGGAGGCGGGCACGCCCAGAGCGCAGGTGCTGGACGAGGCGATCCGCCGGGGCCGGGCCTTCCTGGAGGCGGGCGCCCCGGTGGTCTTCGTGCCGGGTCTGGTGGCCCGCGAGGAGATCCAGCAGGTCGCGCAGGCGCTGGGGCCGCAGAAGCTGACGGTCATCAGCGTGCCGGGCGTGAGCCTGCCGGCGCGCGAGCTGCAGGCGCTGGGCGTGGCGCGGGTCTCCACCGGCCCCTTCACCCAGCGCGTGGC
It encodes:
- a CDS encoding DoxX family protein; amino-acid sequence: MTRLTGPAPATSPLQTAARVLLGAALVFAGSGHLTFLRQDFQAQVPDWLPLDKDFVVLASGVVEIALGLALLLLRRQRVTLGWVLAAFFVAVFPGNVSQYLTRTDAFGLDTDQSRLIRLFFQPVLVLWALWSTGAWPKRR
- a CDS encoding VOC family protein, producing MNYRPREDPEDDWAVLIPNEGSGVQIALKRVTSAQARRHHLDLYATPQAAEVERLLALGAVRVDWTYGPDADDVVLADPDGNRFCVVEKG
- a CDS encoding isocitrate lyase/PEP mutase family protein, with protein sequence MSDLTSKARTLLDLHSAPEILTLANVWDVVSAQVVAGVPGVRALATASHSIASTFGYKDGENIPLELHLDMVRRIVEAVDLPVSMDFEAGYGNAGDTARRAIEAGVVGGNLEDQMKPLDEAVAAVKAVMEAGRAAGIEFVLNARTDALVRAEAGTPRAQVLDEAIRRGRAFLEAGAPVVFVPGLVAREEIQQVAQALGPQKLTVISVPGVSLPARELQALGVARVSTGPFTQRVALTALQDAATELVAGGGLPAGTRALN